From the genome of Vicia villosa cultivar HV-30 ecotype Madison, WI linkage group LG2, Vvil1.0, whole genome shotgun sequence, one region includes:
- the LOC131646276 gene encoding uncharacterized protein LOC131646276 has protein sequence MTSSYEDIRLKTIAENKKKLEALNLTKLSQSLYKSSSSSSKPSSSVKGRPRFVQPRELEVNKKRLRSTTTRNSSITPTPVQTTKTPPPIQTTITPPPIQTAEDVVVEDEDGDVVVGDNTENIVVGDEGEDGVAGDED, from the exons ATGACTTCATCATATGAGGATATTCGCCTCAAAACAATTGCAGAGAATAAGAAAAAGCTAGAGGCTCTCAATCTTACTAAACTCTCTCAATCCCTTTACAAATCATCTTCGTCTTCTTCCAAACCATCATCG TCTGTGAAGGGTCGTCCGAGGTTTGTACAACCTAGAGAGCTTGAAGTAAATAAGAAGCGCCTACGTTCAACGACAACTAGAAACTCATCAATAACCCCTACGCCAGTCCAAACTACAAAAACCCCTCCGCCAATCCAAACTACAATAACGCCTCCGCCAATCCAAACTGCAGAAGATGTTGTGGTTGAAGATGAGGATGGAGATGTTGTTGTAGGAGATAATACTGAAAATATTGTGGTAGGAGATGAGGGTGAAGATGGGGTGGCAGGAGATGAGGATTAA